One Candidatus Sulfurimonas baltica DNA segment encodes these proteins:
- a CDS encoding helicase HerA domain-containing protein: MHDNQQQIPIDLQQPLQQSFNNTFRTLSDYAIEKNMRQTIKQDMLNEYDYIIQECHWLIDEISKNQSNSLTKDSNNIYFIHNGENFISKIEDMSNIEIELFHVLSREVKIYKDTNNLVENKRDQPHKIHLPLHIIKSKIEPILVFDIYDEIKNSSYSFNLFTYTHYLEQRLNTQIQKITKQELEKIYRFSFDSVLLNEKEYSIELINKYFIKLFLHVLTINDNSEYIEEWLTYFFKTLRRVRSTLVLIGNKDVSEEIFYNGIIQQIFGFEHCITITDEMLESQPVGAILQNKLFIHINHIPEDKKHQKKLKDLLEGIIVYDKNGVTPFLCQVIFTLDQPHPFLNDFLSQSKVFFVDSIENINCKLNQPDRISLVNNIAKNLTDFSQQLASLDLSKVKSYSNQYNYLDLSQQDVLNQRAIHHSNKISLNDTVSFKDKDYKTDNELFKNWLKDPELMELALSYNSQNPILDPFDDSFEKIIPTEERYKHSYVTGKTGSGKSELLKTMIYRDILRDDCSVILLDIHGDLAHSVTRLVDKERLVLIDPILKKDLSPTINLFHTDDKSEENVEQVSQMITTIINEINVGDSPSGTIVIGGVKIGSTESC, from the coding sequence ATGCATGATAATCAACAACAAATACCAATAGACCTACAGCAACCTTTACAACAATCTTTTAATAATACTTTTAGAACATTATCAGATTATGCAATAGAAAAGAATATGCGACAAACAATAAAACAAGATATGCTGAATGAGTATGACTACATAATTCAAGAGTGCCATTGGTTAATAGATGAAATCTCTAAAAACCAATCAAACTCCTTAACGAAAGACTCTAACAATATTTACTTCATACATAATGGTGAAAATTTTATCAGCAAGATTGAAGATATGAGTAACATTGAGATAGAACTCTTTCATGTTCTTTCAAGAGAAGTAAAAATATACAAAGATACAAATAATTTAGTAGAAAATAAAAGAGATCAACCCCATAAAATTCACTTACCTTTACATATTATAAAATCAAAAATTGAACCTATTTTAGTTTTTGACATATACGATGAAATAAAAAATAGTAGTTATTCTTTTAACCTTTTTACCTATACTCATTATTTAGAACAAAGACTTAACACTCAAATACAAAAAATTACCAAACAGGAACTAGAGAAAATATATCGGTTTAGTTTTGACAGCGTACTACTGAATGAAAAAGAGTATAGTATTGAACTTATCAATAAGTATTTTATAAAACTATTTTTGCATGTATTGACTATAAACGATAATTCTGAATATATTGAAGAATGGCTGACTTACTTTTTTAAAACATTAAGAAGAGTACGAAGCACCTTAGTACTTATTGGTAACAAAGATGTTTCAGAAGAGATTTTTTACAATGGAATTATTCAACAAATTTTTGGATTTGAGCACTGTATAACAATCACAGATGAAATGCTAGAAAGTCAACCAGTTGGTGCTATCCTTCAAAATAAGCTTTTTATACATATTAATCATATTCCAGAAGATAAGAAGCATCAAAAAAAACTGAAAGACTTACTAGAAGGAATTATAGTATATGACAAAAATGGTGTAACTCCTTTTCTATGCCAGGTTATTTTTACCCTAGACCAACCACATCCTTTTTTAAATGATTTCCTTAGCCAGTCAAAAGTGTTTTTTGTAGACTCTATCGAAAATATCAATTGTAAACTAAACCAACCAGATAGAATTTCGCTTGTTAACAACATAGCCAAGAACTTAACAGACTTCTCACAACAATTAGCATCTTTGGATTTATCTAAAGTTAAAAGCTATAGTAATCAATATAACTACCTTGACCTTAGTCAGCAAGATGTATTAAATCAAAGAGCTATTCATCATTCTAATAAAATTAGCCTAAACGACACCGTAAGCTTTAAAGATAAAGACTATAAAACCGATAATGAGCTTTTTAAAAATTGGCTAAAAGACCCTGAGTTAATGGAACTAGCTTTATCTTACAATAGTCAGAATCCAATCCTTGATCCATTTGATGATAGCTTCGAGAAGATAATTCCTACTGAAGAGAGATATAAACACTCATATGTCACTGGAAAAACTGGAAGTGGTAAGAGTGAGCTTCTCAAAACTATGATTTACAGGGACATTCTAAGAGATGATTGTAGTGTTATACTTTTAGATATTCACGGTGATTTGGCTCATAGTGTAACTAGACTTGTCGATAAAGAAAGATTAGTTTTAATCGACCCAATTTTAAAAAAAGACTTATCACCCACTATTAACCTATTTCATACAGATGATAAATCAGAAGAAAATGTAGAGCAAGTTTCACAAATGATTACAACCATTATTAATGAAATCAATGTAGGGGACAGCCCTTCTGGAACTATTGTCATCGGCGGAGTTAAAATAGGCAGTACGGAAAGCTGCTAA